From Epinephelus lanceolatus isolate andai-2023 chromosome 12, ASM4190304v1, whole genome shotgun sequence, the proteins below share one genomic window:
- the LOC117271780 gene encoding midnolin-A, with product MEQQQQQQQQRGLCSFTPGERAGCRAAVSTGQATMRLSITSTTGSPVELTVPRGETVEGLRTHISHKLRLQTDRIVLLYRDRQLTAGKLLDLGVADGSKLTLVPAIEAGLVCSTARARRTMMDVLESLTEVQISDFLSGRSPLTINLGIGAHMMYVQLQLSAQNVVALQQHQELRAGSSGELQTSLPPATRMSHPDSRGSTISQTSTPAPDSLDFTPSIRLSAQKHKTSFNSTAPTSHSHTSAPPHRPRPPHSMYMSSPVLSPPSFPSGCPHPSSPPPAATPVCSAAPTCAIPGPRSPAPASTFKEVSITYSTAVLVTAAEFVVLPSLISDPSLLIPSGTLAPCSQSAISHPRRGISIILQILNDLLRAAYHHQGAQPTPPHLHCLDSNPAASPLLTPEELNKAQSKTLATQRPENLSKTPGEDSPPICSPTQENQTLHCKLERLQFLMHQRRLRRRTRRNSQTSHPYQQRHHCP from the exons atggagcagcagcagcagcagcagcagcagcggggcCTCTGTAGCTTCACACCGGGCGAGCGGGCAGGCTGCAGGGCTGCGGTCTCCACCGGTCAGGCCACCATGCGTTTATCCATCACCTCGACCACCGGCAGCCCGGTGGAGCTCACTGTCCCCAGAGGAGAGACTGTGGAGGGACTGAGAACACACATCTCCCACAAACTCAGGCTGCAAACAGACAGAATCGTCCTCCTGTACAGAGACAG GCAACTGACTGCAGGCAAACTGTTGGACCTGGGTGTAGCAGATGGGAGCAAGCTGACCCTGGTCCCTGCTATTGAAGCTGGTTTAGTG TGCTCCACTGCCAGAGCAAGGAGGACAATGATGGACGTCTTGGAAAGTTTAACAGAAGTCCAG ATTAGTGACTTCCTGTCTGGGCGCTCGCCTCTCACCATTAACCTGGGAATTGGTGCCCACATGATGTATGTGCAACTCCAGCTGTCCGCACAGAACGTTGTGGCGTTGCAGCAGCACCAGGAGCTGAGAGCTGGGAGCAGCGGCGAGCTTCAAACCAGTCTGCCCCCTGCTACCAGGATGAGCCACCCTGACTCCAGGGGATCCACCATTTCCCAAACCTCTACTCCGGCCCCGGACTCATTGGACTTCACACCCTCGATCCGACTGAGCGCTCAAAAGCACAAAACTTCCTTCAACTCAACAGCTCCCACCTCCCACTCACACACCTCTGCCCCTCCACACCGACCCCGTCCTCCCCACTCTATGTACATGTCCTCTCCTGTTCTTTCACCCCCTTCCTTTCCTTCTGGTTGTCCACATCCCAGCtctccaccaccagcagccacACCAGTCTGTTCAGCGGCTCCCACCTGCGCCATTCCTGGTCCCCGGAGTCCAGCACCAGCTTCAACCTTCAAAGAGGTTAGCATCACATATTCTACTGCTGTGTTAGTGACTGCAGCAGAG TTTGTAGTTCTTCCCTCTCTCATTTCTGACCCCTCTCTTCTTATTCCATCAGGCACTCTGGCCCCCTGCAGTCAGAGCGCCATCAGCCATCCTCGACGTGGCATTAGCATCATTCTCCAGATCCTCAACGACCTCCTCAGAGCCGCCTACCACCACCAGGGGGCTCAGCCTACCCCTCCCCATCTCCACTGTCTTGACTCGAACCCTGCAGCCAGCCCACTGCTCACACCAGAGGAGCTGAACAAAGCACAAAGCAAAACTCTTGCGACCCAGAGGCCAGAAAACCTCAGTAAAACTCCAG GTGAGGACAGTCCCCCCATCTGCTCACCCACACAGGAAAATCAAACTTTACACTGTAAGCTAGAGCGCCTGCAGTTTTTGATGCATCAGAGGCGTCTTCGCAGGCGGACTCGCAGGAACTCCCAAACTTCTCACCCCTACCAGCAGCGTCACCATTGTCCCTAG
- the cirbpa gene encoding cold inducible RNA binding protein a isoform X2: MSDEGKLFIGGLSFETNEESLAAAFGKYGTIEKVDVIRDKETGRSRGFGFVKYDNCDDAKDALEGMNGKTLDGRAIRVDEAGKGGRSNRGFGSGPRGQRGGFGGRGRGGRGYSRGGGYNGERSYDRGYGERSFGNEGRFGGGGGGQYRNSGGYSSYRENRGQGGYGERSGSYRDGYDSYDW; the protein is encoded by the exons ATGTCGGACGAGGGTAAATTATTCATCGGAGGGCTGAGCTTTGAGACCAACGAGGAGTCTCTTGCCGCGGCCTTCGGCAAATATGGAACCATCGAAAAGG TGGACGTgatcagagacaaagagacggGGAGGTCTCGCGGTTTCGGCTTTGTGAAATACGACAACTGCGACGACGCTAAAGACGCACTGGAGGGCATGAACGGCAAA ACTCTAGATGGACGGGCGATCCGTGTGGATGAAGCAGGCAAGGGAGGACGATCCAACAGAGGGTTCGGGTCAGGCCCAAGAGGACAGCGAGGTGGATTCGGCGGGCGTGGGAGAGGTGGACGAGGTTACTCCAGAG GAGGTGGATACAACGGAGAGAGGAGTTATGACAGGGGTTATGGCGAGAGAAGCTTCGGTAATGAGGGCAGGTTTGGCGGCGGTGGCGGCGGCCAGTACAGGAATAGCGGTGGCTACTCCAGCTACAGAGAAAATAG GGGTCAGGGTGGATATGGTGAGCGCTCTGGATCCTACCGAGATGGATACGACAGCTATG ACTGGTGA
- the cirbpa gene encoding cold inducible RNA binding protein a isoform X5, which yields MSDEGKLFIGGLSFETNEESLAAAFGKYGTIEKVDVIRDKETGRSRGFGFVKYDNCDDAKDALEGMNGKTLDGRAIRVDEAGKGGRSNRGFGSGPRGQRGGFGGRGRGGGYNGERSYDRGYGERSFGNEGRFGGGGGGQYRNSGGYSSYRENRGQGGYGERSGSYRDGYDSYDW from the exons ATGTCGGACGAGGGTAAATTATTCATCGGAGGGCTGAGCTTTGAGACCAACGAGGAGTCTCTTGCCGCGGCCTTCGGCAAATATGGAACCATCGAAAAGG TGGACGTgatcagagacaaagagacggGGAGGTCTCGCGGTTTCGGCTTTGTGAAATACGACAACTGCGACGACGCTAAAGACGCACTGGAGGGCATGAACGGCAAA ACTCTAGATGGACGGGCGATCCGTGTGGATGAAGCAGGCAAGGGAGGACGATCCAACAGAGGGTTCGGGTCAGGCCCAAGAGGACAGCGAGGTGGATTCGGCGGGCGTGGGAGAG GAGGTGGATACAACGGAGAGAGGAGTTATGACAGGGGTTATGGCGAGAGAAGCTTCGGTAATGAGGGCAGGTTTGGCGGCGGTGGCGGCGGCCAGTACAGGAATAGCGGTGGCTACTCCAGCTACAGAGAAAATAG GGGTCAGGGTGGATATGGTGAGCGCTCTGGATCCTACCGAGATGGATACGACAGCTATG ACTGGTGA
- the cirbpa gene encoding cold inducible RNA binding protein a isoform X3 has protein sequence MSDEGKLFIGGLSFETNEESLAAAFGKYGTIEKVDVIRDKETGRSRGFGFVKYDNCDDAKDALEGMNGKTLDGRAIRVDEAGKGGRSNRGFGSGPRGQRGGFGGRGRGGRGGGYNGERSYDRGYGERSFGNEGRFGGGGGGQYRNSGGYSSYRENRGQGGYGERSGSYRDGYDSYATHE, from the exons ATGTCGGACGAGGGTAAATTATTCATCGGAGGGCTGAGCTTTGAGACCAACGAGGAGTCTCTTGCCGCGGCCTTCGGCAAATATGGAACCATCGAAAAGG TGGACGTgatcagagacaaagagacggGGAGGTCTCGCGGTTTCGGCTTTGTGAAATACGACAACTGCGACGACGCTAAAGACGCACTGGAGGGCATGAACGGCAAA ACTCTAGATGGACGGGCGATCCGTGTGGATGAAGCAGGCAAGGGAGGACGATCCAACAGAGGGTTCGGGTCAGGCCCAAGAGGACAGCGAGGTGGATTCGGCGGGCGTGGGAGAGGTGGACGAG GAGGTGGATACAACGGAGAGAGGAGTTATGACAGGGGTTATGGCGAGAGAAGCTTCGGTAATGAGGGCAGGTTTGGCGGCGGTGGCGGCGGCCAGTACAGGAATAGCGGTGGCTACTCCAGCTACAGAGAAAATAG GGGTCAGGGTGGATATGGTGAGCGCTCTGGATCCTACCGAGATGGATACGACAGCTATG CTACACACGAGTAA
- the cirbpa gene encoding cold inducible RNA binding protein a isoform X1, with translation MSDEGKLFIGGLSFETNEESLAAAFGKYGTIEKVDVIRDKETGRSRGFGFVKYDNCDDAKDALEGMNGKTLDGRAIRVDEAGKGGRSNRGFGSGPRGQRGGFGGRGRGGRGYSRGGGYNGERSYDRGYGERSFGNEGRFGGGGGGQYRNSGGYSSYRENRGQGGYGERSGSYRDGYDSYATHE, from the exons ATGTCGGACGAGGGTAAATTATTCATCGGAGGGCTGAGCTTTGAGACCAACGAGGAGTCTCTTGCCGCGGCCTTCGGCAAATATGGAACCATCGAAAAGG TGGACGTgatcagagacaaagagacggGGAGGTCTCGCGGTTTCGGCTTTGTGAAATACGACAACTGCGACGACGCTAAAGACGCACTGGAGGGCATGAACGGCAAA ACTCTAGATGGACGGGCGATCCGTGTGGATGAAGCAGGCAAGGGAGGACGATCCAACAGAGGGTTCGGGTCAGGCCCAAGAGGACAGCGAGGTGGATTCGGCGGGCGTGGGAGAGGTGGACGAGGTTACTCCAGAG GAGGTGGATACAACGGAGAGAGGAGTTATGACAGGGGTTATGGCGAGAGAAGCTTCGGTAATGAGGGCAGGTTTGGCGGCGGTGGCGGCGGCCAGTACAGGAATAGCGGTGGCTACTCCAGCTACAGAGAAAATAG GGGTCAGGGTGGATATGGTGAGCGCTCTGGATCCTACCGAGATGGATACGACAGCTATG CTACACACGAGTAA
- the cirbpa gene encoding cold inducible RNA binding protein a isoform X4 has product MSDEGKLFIGGLSFETNEESLAAAFGKYGTIEKVDVIRDKETGRSRGFGFVKYDNCDDAKDALEGMNGKTLDGRAIRVDEAGKGGRSNRGFGSGPRGQRGGFGGRGRGGGYNGERSYDRGYGERSFGNEGRFGGGGGGQYRNSGGYSSYRENRGQGGYGERSGSYRDGYDSYATHE; this is encoded by the exons ATGTCGGACGAGGGTAAATTATTCATCGGAGGGCTGAGCTTTGAGACCAACGAGGAGTCTCTTGCCGCGGCCTTCGGCAAATATGGAACCATCGAAAAGG TGGACGTgatcagagacaaagagacggGGAGGTCTCGCGGTTTCGGCTTTGTGAAATACGACAACTGCGACGACGCTAAAGACGCACTGGAGGGCATGAACGGCAAA ACTCTAGATGGACGGGCGATCCGTGTGGATGAAGCAGGCAAGGGAGGACGATCCAACAGAGGGTTCGGGTCAGGCCCAAGAGGACAGCGAGGTGGATTCGGCGGGCGTGGGAGAG GAGGTGGATACAACGGAGAGAGGAGTTATGACAGGGGTTATGGCGAGAGAAGCTTCGGTAATGAGGGCAGGTTTGGCGGCGGTGGCGGCGGCCAGTACAGGAATAGCGGTGGCTACTCCAGCTACAGAGAAAATAG GGGTCAGGGTGGATATGGTGAGCGCTCTGGATCCTACCGAGATGGATACGACAGCTATG CTACACACGAGTAA
- the ndufa13 gene encoding NADH dehydrogenase [ubiquinone] 1 alpha subcomplex subunit 13, whose translation MAGSKVKQDMPPPGGYAAFDYKRNLPKRGLSGYSMFGIGIGIMVFGYWRLFSWNRERKRLQIEEMEARIALMPLLQAEHDRMALRMLRENLEEEAIIMKDVPGWKVGESTFHTDRWVAPMTEELFNLRPREELLHKRYGFLSYV comes from the exons ATGGCGGGGTCCAAGGTGAAGCAGGACATGCCTCCTCCGGGAGGCTATGCTGCGTTTGATTATAAGAGAAATCTGCCGAAACGGGGACTCTCTG GATATAGCATGTTTGGCATCGGCATCGGCATCATGGTGTTCGGTTACTGGAGGCTGTTTAGCtggaacagagagaggaa GCGTTTGCAGATTGAGGAGATGGAGGCCAGGATAGCTCTGATGCCCCTGCTGCAGGCTGAGCATGACCGAat GGCCTTGCGTATGCTGAGGGAAAATCTAGAAGAGGAGGCCATCATCATGAAGGATGTTCCTGGCTGGAAG GTCGGTGAGAGCACCTTCCACACAGACCGCTGGGTCGCCCCTATGACAGAAGAGCTGTTCAACCTCCGGCCCCGCGAAGAGCTCCTGCACAAGCGTTACGGCTTCTTGTCGTACGTCTAA